The nucleotide window TCACAGGAGCCGGTTGTTGGACTGACTGTGCCACTGCCGGAGCGGGGGGTTGGTAGACCGGGGCCTGTGCCAGGGGCTGATAGGCCGGGAGCTGTGCATGGGACTGGGCCGGGGGCTGGATGGCAGATTCCTGCAACCGACCTTGAGCAGGAATGCCATCAAACCCTCCAGACAATGCATTGTCAGCCTCATTGCTGCCGGATCCAGAATCAGGCGCAGACTCGTCTGTGGTTTGTTCCTCCCAGGTTTTAGGATCACTTTCCCTGGCAATTTCCTCGTCTGCGCGGGCAGAGATTTGCTGGAGTTCCGGTATGAACGGACTGATTGCTTCCCGGTCTGATTGGCCCCAGGTTTTCCAATGTTCACGGAAAACAATCGTCCCTCTGGAAGCAATCCGCCGGGCCTCATCAATCACGTCACGGTGTCCACCTTCGAGCCATTGCCTGACGGCATCGCCAGTCGCCTCGGTAACAAACTCTCCTGGACGGATAAACTCAATCAATCCAGCCGGCGCCTTAACGGCGGGGATGTGCGGATCGATGAACGCCCGGTCGTCGAGAGCCTTGAACATCGGCTTGTGGTCATGGCCGAACAGAATCGAGATCAACATCTCGTAGATGAGGCCTTTCTCCATGACTGGCGTCAGACCGGTGGAAAGAATCTCCATTTCCTTGCCTCGACCAGTCGACTTCACCCCCATCTTGGCGCGCAGACAGAAAACAACATGGCATTTTGAGCGCAGTGCAACATTCACCAGACGCTTCAGTGCCATCTTGGGCTTGGCCCACTTTGCCAAACCATTGGACGTATTCCTGTCCGCCTCATCCAAAACCCCGCCTTCTCCCTGCCAGACATGGGAAAAGCTGTCGATCACGACGCAGTCGTAACCGGCCTGCTCAACCTGCCTGATGACTTCGATATACCGCTGCGTGGTAAAATCAGGTTGAAAATCCACATAATCCCACGCACCGCCAACACCAGGCTGCGTGGGTGTTTCGGCGTACAGCAAAGCCCGCCTGTTTTCAGTGTCAATCACACAGATCCGGCCTGTTTCGCCGACCAGACCCCGTGCGAACCGCAGGGCGGAATAGGTTTTTCCCGATGCCGAGGGCCCCCAGAACATGAAAAGTCCTGGGATTCTTTTGCGAACTGCTTTCTCGATATTGAATGCCATTGAAGTCACTCCACTGCCCAAAGAGGAAATTCCTCGTCCATGAAAGGACGAACCGGTTGATTGGTGGCCCAGGGTTTGTCCGGACCGAATTGCTGCATGCACGCTTTCCAAAGCGCGATGGCTCGCGTGGCGATCAGCCCGCCCGCCGACCACACCAATGACTCTATGTTGCCCCGCGACTGTACGAATTCACGCACCAGCACATTCATGGCGGGGCCGGTTTCCAAGAAGACGAAGAAGAAACGGGGATCCTCCGTCACCCTGGCAAATTGCTGGAGAGCACGGGTGTCGTCGCCATAAACAAGCCCCTTCAGGATCAGCTCTTTGGCCGCTTTGGCCGCCTGCATGTAGACGTAGGCCTGGAGGTGGTACTGGTACCGGGAGACCGCATAAACCACCGCCGAGTCAACGGGCACCCCGTTTTGGTTGCTGAACGTCTTCAAGTCGATGATGGCCTGCGGCTTCAAGTAATCGAACCGCGACTTCATCGGCACCCCATCCTCGGTTGTCCAGAACACCGACACCTCCGGCAACCCACCCGTGAAGGCGGCGTTTGCGTCGTCGTTGGAGTGGATGGCCTCCTTGGCCCGCAGGCACTGTTGGTAGAAATCCTTGGACAAAACCTCTCTGTCCCCGGCAGCCACCTCCTCCTGAAAGGCACTCTTGATCACTGGCCAGAGCAGGCAACTGGGCTCCACATCAAGGATGCGATATGACATCTCCTCCAGAGTGCCGGACTTCTTCAGACCGAGTTCCCCGCACTTTTCCCGAAGAGCCTCGACACCCTGCAGACAGCCGGGGTAGTCTTCGGGACGTGCTTCTGCCAGA belongs to Magnetococcales bacterium and includes:
- a CDS encoding AAA family ATPase; the encoded protein is MAFNIEKAVRKRIPGLFMFWGPSASGKTYSALRFARGLVGETGRICVIDTENRRALLYAETPTQPGVGGAWDYVDFQPDFTTQRYIEVIRQVEQAGYDCVVIDSFSHVWQGEGGVLDEADRNTSNGLAKWAKPKMALKRLVNVALRSKCHVVFCLRAKMGVKSTGRGKEMEILSTGLTPVMEKGLIYEMLISILFGHDHKPMFKALDDRAFIDPHIPAVKAPAGLIEFIRPGEFVTEATGDAVRQWLEGGHRDVIDEARRIASRGTIVFREHWKTWGQSDREAISPFIPELQQISARADEEIARESDPKTWEEQTTDESAPDSGSGSNEADNALSGGFDGIPAQGRLQESAIQPPAQSHAQLPAYQPLAQAPVYQPPAPAVAQSVQQPAPVTRPPAVSLPPRGAAAPQTAPSPAFVPSGTNPF
- a CDS encoding PD-(D/E)XK nuclease-like domain-containing protein → MSITKKTYSSNEAGLIPNGVYLNLPAEQYHADPSLSASGIKAMGASPLTYWHQYLDPNRVDESSTPAKVLGQAIHKIVLEGADAFNRKYLAEARPEDYPGCLQGVEALREKCGELGLKKSGTLEEMSYRILDVEPSCLLWPVIKSAFQEEVAAGDREVLSKDFYQQCLRAKEAIHSNDDANAAFTGGLPEVSVFWTTEDGVPMKSRFDYLKPQAIIDLKTFSNQNGVPVDSAVVYAVSRYQYHLQAYVYMQAAKAAKELILKGLVYGDDTRALQQFARVTEDPRFFFVFLETGPAMNVLVREFVQSRGNIESLVWSAGGLIATRAIALWKACMQQFGPDKPWATNQPVRPFMDEEFPLWAVE